In Vibrio crassostreae, one DNA window encodes the following:
- a CDS encoding DUF368 domain-containing protein, with translation MNYLSTFFKGMAMGAADVVPGVSGGTIAFITGIYDTLLESIRRINPSVLGLWKREGFKAAFNHINGFFLISLFAGVFTSIATFAKLISWLLVMHPVPLWSFFFGLILVSVFHILKQVEKRDMIRFVFLLLGVAFAYSITVLKPLQMEPTSINILIAGAIAICAMILPGISGSFILLLIGMYGPVLGAVKSFQIDVLALFLGGCVIGLLTFSHVLSWLLRSFRDFTLVFLTGLMIGTLPKIWPWKETISWRINSKGEQVPLIQENLSPFNFEAVTSQPSQLTLSVIMMLVAIALVLGLEKFAERNAD, from the coding sequence ATGAACTACTTAAGTACTTTTTTCAAAGGCATGGCAATGGGCGCTGCCGATGTTGTCCCTGGCGTGTCGGGCGGAACCATCGCATTCATCACCGGTATCTACGATACGCTGCTAGAAAGCATTCGCAGAATTAACCCTAGTGTACTTGGCTTATGGAAACGCGAAGGCTTCAAAGCTGCGTTTAACCACATCAACGGTTTCTTCCTGATTTCACTGTTCGCGGGCGTGTTCACCAGCATTGCAACATTCGCCAAACTGATTTCTTGGTTATTGGTCATGCACCCTGTTCCACTGTGGTCTTTCTTCTTTGGTCTGATCTTGGTGTCAGTTTTCCATATTCTTAAGCAAGTAGAAAAGCGCGATATGATTCGATTCGTCTTTTTACTGCTTGGTGTTGCCTTCGCTTATAGCATTACCGTGCTTAAGCCATTGCAGATGGAACCAACCAGCATCAACATCTTGATTGCGGGTGCGATTGCGATCTGCGCGATGATTTTACCGGGTATTTCAGGCAGCTTTATTCTGCTACTGATTGGCATGTATGGTCCGGTACTTGGCGCTGTTAAATCGTTTCAAATCGATGTACTTGCCCTATTCCTAGGTGGCTGTGTGATTGGTCTACTGACTTTCTCACACGTACTCTCTTGGCTACTGCGCTCATTCCGCGATTTCACATTAGTATTCTTAACAGGCTTGATGATCGGTACGCTGCCTAAAATCTGGCCGTGGAAAGAGACCATCAGCTGGCGCATCAACTCGAAAGGTGAGCAAGTACCGCTGATTCAAGAGAACCTATCTCCGTTCAATTTCGAAGCGGTAACTTCTCAACCTTCTCAACTCACTTTATCGGTGATCATGATGTTGGTGGCCATCGCGCTAGTGCTGGGGTTAGAAAAGTTTGCTGAGCGCAATGCTGACTAA
- a CDS encoding SCO family protein translates to MSKNWSLALVVAFVLGFGVKSYLDGQNEAQEQHAAKQEFSATTLFGKDNQPIKLFDETDDRIRIVYFGFTRCPDVCPTSLAMLAGALNQVPDEAKAKIRPMFVSLDPERDAAEASYEYAQYFNPMIEGMSGPLDVTTNLAHKYGVIFRKTQLEGSELEYTLDHSSYFYFLKPNGTLITKVPHTLTPAPIVEAINKLTQ, encoded by the coding sequence ATGAGTAAGAATTGGTCGTTAGCATTAGTGGTAGCGTTTGTACTTGGCTTTGGTGTCAAAAGCTACCTTGATGGGCAAAACGAAGCTCAAGAACAGCACGCTGCAAAGCAAGAATTCTCGGCAACAACGCTTTTTGGAAAAGACAACCAACCAATAAAACTCTTTGACGAAACCGACGACAGAATTCGTATCGTTTACTTTGGCTTCACACGCTGTCCTGACGTTTGCCCAACGTCATTAGCGATGCTAGCTGGAGCACTTAACCAAGTGCCAGATGAAGCAAAAGCGAAGATTCGCCCAATGTTTGTCTCTCTTGACCCTGAGCGCGATGCCGCGGAAGCTTCATACGAATACGCGCAGTACTTCAACCCAATGATTGAAGGTATGAGTGGTCCACTGGATGTAACCACTAATTTGGCACATAAATACGGTGTTATTTTCAGAAAGACACAGCTTGAAGGTTCAGAGCTGGAGTACACACTTGACCACAGCTCATATTTCTACTTTTTAAAGCCCAACGGTACCTTAATTACTAAAGTACCGCACACGTTGACGCCTGCGCCAATTGTTGAAGCTATCAACAAGCTGACGCAGTAA
- a CDS encoding copper chaperone PCu(A)C, producing the protein MKLKALALAGLLLTPLAHAKSDIMVHDAYARATPPSAVNSAVFTTLMNHSDKDRAIVSATTPAAGKVELHDVIVDGDVMKMRQVQQITIPANGEAVLKPGSLHIMLFDLKDGLKEGEQIEMTLTFANGETQTFEAPVKKVMSGMKKMNHDHH; encoded by the coding sequence ATGAAGTTAAAAGCACTTGCTCTAGCAGGCTTATTGCTCACTCCTCTTGCTCATGCAAAAAGCGACATCATGGTTCATGACGCGTACGCTCGTGCGACACCACCTTCAGCAGTGAACAGCGCAGTATTCACGACCCTGATGAACCACAGCGATAAAGATCGCGCTATTGTTTCTGCAACTACACCCGCAGCAGGCAAGGTAGAGCTTCATGATGTTATCGTTGATGGCGACGTAATGAAGATGCGCCAAGTTCAACAGATCACAATCCCTGCGAATGGTGAAGCGGTACTTAAGCCTGGCAGCCTGCACATTATGTTATTCGACCTAAAAGATGGTCTAAAAGAAGGTGAGCAAATCGAGATGACTCTGACTTTCGCTAACGGTGAAACGCAAACCTTTGAAGCGCCAGTTAAGAAAGTAATGAGCGGCATGAAAAAGATGAATCACGATCATCACTAA
- the rsgA gene encoding ribosome small subunit-dependent GTPase A — protein sequence MNSQHAFSHPMSLQQLGWQPVFQQQLTLEDYDQSVIARITAHHRSGYTLASEQGEIVLPINQNQPAMTVGDWVILNSELQFDRLLERQSLFSRKAAGSRVAEQYISANIDTVFIVVSLNNDFNLSRIERYLALANEAQVESVIVLTKKDLCDDYQDKVQQVQSLDSMLMIEAVNSLDQESTQVLLPWCKTGKTVALMGSSGVGKSTLVNSLLGETQQATGVIREDDSKGRHTTTSRSLHLLTSGGLLLDTPGMRELQLADCAEGVSETFSDVEELAMHCRFSDCHHESEPGCKIRKAIEDGDLSERRFTNYQKLLREQARNGASLAEQRANSKQLSKMYKTVQSESRNIKKATD from the coding sequence ATGAATTCACAACACGCATTTTCTCACCCAATGTCACTTCAACAACTTGGATGGCAACCTGTATTTCAACAACAACTGACACTCGAAGACTATGACCAATCCGTCATTGCTCGTATTACCGCGCACCATCGCAGCGGCTATACACTGGCGTCGGAACAAGGCGAAATCGTTCTACCTATTAATCAAAACCAACCCGCAATGACGGTTGGCGACTGGGTAATCTTGAACTCTGAACTGCAATTCGACCGCTTGCTAGAACGTCAATCACTCTTCAGCCGCAAAGCAGCGGGCAGTCGCGTCGCAGAACAATATATCTCGGCCAACATCGACACGGTTTTTATCGTGGTTTCGTTAAATAACGACTTTAACCTAAGCCGTATCGAACGCTACCTAGCGCTCGCTAATGAAGCACAGGTTGAATCGGTTATCGTACTCACCAAGAAAGACTTGTGTGACGACTACCAAGACAAAGTACAACAAGTGCAAAGCTTAGATTCGATGTTGATGATCGAAGCGGTGAACAGCTTAGACCAAGAATCAACTCAAGTATTGTTACCTTGGTGTAAAACAGGCAAAACCGTCGCTTTGATGGGTTCATCCGGTGTGGGCAAATCTACGCTAGTAAACTCATTGCTCGGTGAAACTCAACAAGCTACGGGTGTCATTCGTGAAGACGACAGTAAAGGCCGTCACACAACCACATCACGGTCGCTCCACTTGCTAACATCGGGTGGTTTACTACTCGATACTCCAGGAATGCGAGAGCTACAACTTGCAGACTGCGCTGAAGGCGTGAGTGAAACCTTTTCTGATGTCGAAGAGTTAGCCATGCATTGTCGCTTCTCTGATTGTCATCATGAATCCGAGCCGGGATGCAAGATACGCAAAGCCATTGAGGATGGTGATTTGTCTGAAAGACGATTTACTAACTATCAAAAGTTATTGAGAGAGCAAGCCAGAAATGGCGCCTCATTGGCAGAGCAACGCGCGAACAGCAAACAGCTTTCCAAGATGTACAAAACCGTACAGTCAGAAAGCCGAAACATTAAAAAAGCGACTGACTAA
- the sstT gene encoding serine/threonine transporter SstT: MQNHNMLARIARGNLVLQILAGIVFGVVLAMVSPSAAQDAGLLGSLFVGALKAVAPILVFILVAASIANQKKGQHTHMRPIIVLYLIGTFSAALTAVVLSFMFPTTLTLVAGAEGANPPQGIAEVLHTLLFKLVDNPVSALMNANYIGILAWAIGLGLALHHASATTKAVFEDLSHSVSHIVRFIIRLAPFGIFGLVSTTFATTGFDALASYGQLLAVLLSSMLIIALVVNPLLVFAKTKQNPYPLVLQCIRESGVTAFFTRSSAANIPVNMNLCKKLNLDEDTYSVSIPLGATINMAGAAITITVLTLAAVHTMGIEIDIFTAILLSLVAAVSACGASGVAGGSLLLIPLACGLFGISNDVAMQVVAVGFIIGVIQDSAETALNSSTDVVFTAAVCKAEQNKA, translated from the coding sequence ATGCAAAATCACAACATGCTCGCCCGCATCGCTCGTGGAAATCTCGTTCTACAGATCCTTGCTGGTATTGTTTTCGGTGTCGTTCTCGCCATGGTTTCTCCTTCAGCAGCTCAAGATGCAGGCCTACTAGGTAGTCTGTTTGTTGGTGCTCTGAAAGCTGTTGCCCCAATTTTAGTATTCATTCTTGTTGCAGCTTCTATCGCAAACCAAAAGAAAGGTCAGCATACCCATATGCGTCCAATCATTGTGCTTTACCTGATTGGTACGTTCTCAGCGGCACTTACTGCTGTAGTACTGAGCTTCATGTTCCCAACCACTTTGACACTGGTTGCTGGCGCTGAAGGTGCTAACCCTCCTCAAGGTATTGCTGAGGTTCTTCATACTCTTCTATTCAAGCTTGTAGATAACCCAGTTAGCGCGCTAATGAACGCGAACTACATCGGTATTCTTGCTTGGGCAATCGGCCTAGGTCTTGCACTGCACCACGCATCTGCAACAACCAAAGCGGTTTTCGAAGACCTTAGCCACAGTGTTTCACACATTGTTCGCTTCATTATTCGTCTTGCGCCATTCGGTATCTTCGGTCTTGTTTCGACAACATTTGCAACAACGGGCTTCGATGCACTAGCAAGTTACGGTCAATTACTAGCGGTTCTACTAAGCTCAATGCTGATCATTGCTCTTGTGGTTAACCCATTGCTTGTATTTGCAAAGACAAAACAGAACCCATACCCACTAGTACTGCAATGTATTCGTGAATCTGGTGTAACGGCATTCTTCACTCGTTCAAGTGCTGCAAACATCCCAGTGAACATGAACCTTTGTAAGAAACTAAACCTAGACGAAGATACTTACTCTGTATCTATCCCACTAGGCGCAACGATCAACATGGCGGGTGCTGCAATCACCATCACTGTGTTAACGCTTGCAGCTGTACATACAATGGGTATTGAGATTGATATCTTCACTGCTATCCTACTAAGCCTTGTTGCTGCAGTATCTGCATGTGGCGCTTCAGGCGTTGCCGGTGGTTCACTACTACTGATTCCTCTAGCTTGTGGCCTATTCGGTATCTCAAACGATGTAGCAATGCAGGTTGTAGCGGTTGGTTTCATCATTGGTGTGATTCAAGATTCAGCTGAAACAGCGCTTAACAGCTCAACTGACGTAGTCTTCACTGCGGCTGTATGTAAAGCTGAACAAAACAAAGCTTAA
- a CDS encoding tetratricopeptide repeat protein produces MGIAIGATALSLILVAVWLISLSLRKQRLEQERKARAVAYRKAIEKARIQEQKERHFKAETGHVPSILYLAKEAERNNIKEALYWYDKAAQLDNINGMYGIVRLSMKRKEDLILREKANFWQLAISALDNDVSAKFEMGKALVFGRGTDKNIPKGYTYIEESAAGGNTEAMLFIGDWCLDKENPDYSAESSVEWYQKAAEKNNLDGKIKLGMSYLNGVGVEPNHGEAVYWFETAAEKNSAEAMFRAGEAWIDHGEHGNAIAYIWLFLSAHFGYSEAKHLRDKVGGELGVDAVVGLQALTKPIMTKLTQEAITKHSIIKALNKLYKRNVPVPKKVKEVLDEEGNELNVEASHIETQVPGAQEANVDYSQQVNTEQAVTDKPASQNSGSLDFSQSAVESNWNRNQ; encoded by the coding sequence ATGGGAATCGCAATTGGTGCGACGGCTCTTTCGTTAATACTTGTCGCCGTGTGGCTGATCTCTTTATCGCTAAGAAAGCAGCGCTTGGAACAAGAACGTAAGGCTCGTGCTGTCGCTTACCGCAAAGCGATTGAAAAAGCGCGTATCCAAGAGCAAAAAGAGCGTCACTTCAAAGCCGAAACCGGGCATGTACCGTCGATTCTGTATTTGGCGAAAGAAGCTGAACGTAACAATATTAAGGAAGCTCTGTATTGGTACGACAAAGCGGCGCAACTCGATAATATCAATGGCATGTACGGCATTGTACGCCTAAGCATGAAGCGCAAAGAAGACCTGATTTTAAGAGAGAAAGCCAACTTTTGGCAGCTAGCAATCTCTGCTTTAGACAATGACGTATCGGCGAAATTCGAGATGGGTAAAGCGCTCGTCTTTGGTCGTGGAACCGATAAGAACATCCCTAAAGGCTACACCTATATCGAAGAGTCTGCGGCTGGTGGTAATACCGAAGCGATGCTGTTTATCGGTGACTGGTGTCTAGATAAAGAAAATCCGGACTACTCTGCCGAAAGTTCGGTCGAGTGGTACCAAAAGGCCGCTGAAAAAAATAACCTAGACGGTAAGATCAAACTTGGTATGAGTTATTTGAACGGTGTGGGTGTTGAGCCTAACCATGGTGAGGCTGTTTACTGGTTTGAAACGGCCGCAGAAAAGAACAGTGCAGAAGCGATGTTTAGAGCGGGCGAAGCTTGGATCGACCATGGTGAACACGGCAACGCTATCGCGTATATCTGGCTATTTCTATCGGCCCATTTTGGTTACTCAGAAGCGAAGCATTTGCGGGATAAAGTAGGCGGGGAGCTTGGTGTGGATGCAGTTGTGGGCTTACAGGCTCTGACTAAGCCGATAATGACCAAGCTGACCCAAGAAGCAATCACTAAGCATTCGATTATTAAGGCGCTTAACAAGCTCTACAAACGCAATGTACCTGTTCCGAAGAAAGTGAAAGAAGTGCTCGATGAAGAAGGTAATGAGTTGAATGTAGAGGCGAGTCACATAGAGACTCAAGTGCCGGGTGCTCAAGAGGCTAATGTTGATTACAGCCAACAGGTAAACACCGAGCAGGCTGTAACAGATAAACCAGCGAGTCAGAATAGTGGCTCTTTAGACTTCAGTCAGTCTGCTGTTGAGTCTAACTGGAATCGAAATCAGTAA
- a CDS encoding response regulator transcription factor, with the protein MSELHQTLPVYVVDDDESMRDSLVFLLEEHDFTVSAYEDGPSFLNSVDLSAPGCVVLDSRMPEMRGQQVHDLMVKAQSPLSVIYLTGHGDVPMAVEALQAGAVNFFQKPVKGSELAEAIKQGLDASEKHLHLNVYRQAYASLTEREIDILKQIIDGKRNQKIADELCIAMRTVEVHRASLMKKFSAKTVAELAYIYGQLT; encoded by the coding sequence ATGTCTGAACTTCATCAAACGTTGCCGGTCTATGTGGTTGATGACGATGAGTCAATGCGTGATTCATTGGTGTTCTTACTGGAAGAGCATGATTTTACCGTATCAGCTTATGAAGATGGACCAAGCTTTTTGAATTCAGTGGATTTGAGTGCGCCGGGTTGCGTGGTATTAGACAGCCGAATGCCAGAGATGAGAGGGCAGCAAGTTCATGATCTGATGGTGAAAGCGCAGAGCCCGTTATCGGTTATCTATCTCACAGGGCATGGCGATGTGCCAATGGCCGTGGAAGCTCTGCAAGCCGGTGCGGTGAATTTTTTCCAAAAGCCAGTTAAAGGCAGTGAGTTGGCTGAGGCAATCAAACAAGGTTTGGACGCTTCTGAAAAACACTTACACCTGAACGTGTATCGCCAAGCGTACGCGTCGTTAACCGAGCGTGAGATAGACATCCTCAAACAAATTATCGACGGTAAGCGTAACCAGAAAATTGCCGATGAATTGTGCATTGCAATGAGAACTGTGGAAGTACACCGAGCGAGTTTGATGAAGAAGTTTTCTGCGAAAACAGTTGCTGAGTTAGCATACATTTATGGGCAGCTCACCTAA
- a CDS encoding sensor histidine kinase has translation MTVRNFITFISTCWLSLSAGICFAAQTEPLSVATSTIESDQTIEVGVLAIRGKLAAQQRWQPTMDWLSERIPGKHFVLKPFNLEEMAEAVKDVTVDFVVTNPGQAVRLGRQYALSWMATMTSHNYDDQGVSSTRSIGSALVVRRMSPYISFEQLSGKPIAAVSENAFGGYLTMRYQVMQEGLNPNQFFSNTHFLGFPIDASLYQLRDGHIEAAVVPACLVENMISEGLLVAEQYRVIGNQAPEGFRCQVSTPLYSNWSFAKTERASSALAKQMSQVLFAMPKNSGPAIAANASGWTSPTSLLPIDKLYQQLDMHPLQQPWWKEALIWLKYNQQWAWAFFLLVVFLNAYHFWLEYKFSRSKKQLEATLNKLKSKSEQLEHSQRIAVVGELGSSLAHEINQPLAAIRNYSEGGLLRISKNKPLTDIEPVFEKIQSQVDRADAIIRRLRNMIKKRSSEKSQTDIEQLLSDTIELLQFRLQQHQITVERYVVGKPMEMHVDSVGLQQVIVNLINNATDACNAQQQRAMSDIANKNYEPATIKVITEYQPDKMMLSVIDNGTGLDFTEHQVTQAFVSSKENGLGLGLAICQDVIEDHSGQMSITSLTPHGCHVAVTLPFSLSNDS, from the coding sequence GTGACTGTTCGCAACTTCATCACATTCATCAGTACGTGCTGGCTGAGCTTGAGTGCAGGTATTTGTTTCGCTGCTCAAACGGAACCTCTTTCAGTAGCGACAAGTACGATTGAATCAGATCAGACGATTGAAGTGGGTGTTTTAGCCATCAGGGGGAAACTTGCAGCGCAACAACGCTGGCAGCCAACAATGGATTGGTTGTCTGAACGCATTCCGGGTAAGCACTTTGTTCTCAAGCCTTTTAATTTGGAAGAGATGGCGGAAGCAGTAAAAGATGTCACGGTCGATTTTGTTGTCACCAACCCCGGTCAAGCAGTTCGTTTAGGACGTCAATACGCGCTCTCTTGGATGGCGACCATGACCAGTCACAATTATGACGATCAAGGTGTGAGTAGCACGCGCAGTATCGGATCGGCATTGGTGGTCAGAAGAATGTCCCCCTATATCTCGTTTGAACAGCTCAGCGGAAAACCAATTGCTGCGGTTTCTGAAAATGCGTTTGGCGGGTACCTCACCATGCGCTATCAAGTGATGCAGGAAGGGCTGAACCCCAACCAATTTTTCTCTAATACTCATTTCTTGGGCTTCCCGATTGATGCGAGTCTGTATCAGCTGCGAGATGGTCACATTGAAGCGGCAGTCGTCCCAGCCTGTTTGGTTGAAAACATGATCAGTGAAGGCTTGCTGGTGGCTGAACAATATCGTGTTATTGGCAACCAAGCACCGGAAGGGTTCCGATGCCAAGTGTCTACACCTCTGTATTCCAACTGGTCATTTGCCAAAACAGAGCGAGCCTCTTCAGCACTGGCTAAGCAAATGAGTCAGGTACTATTTGCGATGCCAAAAAACAGTGGGCCAGCGATTGCGGCGAATGCTTCCGGCTGGACATCACCCACAAGCTTATTGCCGATCGACAAGCTTTATCAGCAACTCGATATGCACCCACTACAACAACCTTGGTGGAAAGAAGCGTTAATCTGGCTGAAGTACAATCAGCAATGGGCATGGGCGTTTTTCTTGTTAGTCGTGTTCTTGAATGCTTACCACTTTTGGCTTGAGTACAAGTTCAGTCGCAGCAAAAAGCAGTTAGAAGCGACACTTAACAAGCTAAAGAGTAAGAGTGAACAGCTAGAGCATTCTCAACGCATCGCCGTCGTGGGTGAGTTGGGGAGCAGTCTAGCGCATGAGATCAATCAACCTTTGGCGGCGATTCGTAACTACAGCGAAGGCGGTTTATTACGGATTTCGAAGAACAAGCCACTCACCGATATTGAACCTGTGTTTGAGAAGATCCAATCGCAAGTGGATCGAGCAGACGCGATCATTCGGCGCCTAAGAAACATGATAAAGAAACGTTCATCAGAGAAGTCGCAGACTGACATCGAGCAGTTACTATCAGACACTATTGAATTGCTACAGTTCCGTTTACAACAGCACCAGATTACCGTTGAGCGTTACGTCGTAGGTAAGCCCATGGAGATGCATGTTGATTCGGTGGGGCTACAACAAGTGATTGTAAACCTGATCAACAATGCGACCGATGCGTGTAACGCCCAACAGCAGCGCGCGATGTCTGATATTGCTAACAAAAACTACGAGCCAGCGACAATTAAAGTGATTACCGAGTATCAACCCGATAAAATGATGTTGTCAGTTATCGATAATGGCACGGGATTAGATTTTACCGAGCATCAAGTGACTCAAGCTTTTGTGAGCAGCAAAGAAAACGGCTTGGGTCTAGGGCTTGCGATATGCCAAGACGTGATTGAAGACCACAGTGGTCAAATGAGCATTACGTCTCTCACTCCACATGGTTGTCATGTCGCGGTGACTTTACCTTTCTCTCTTTCAAATGATTCATGA
- the dsrO gene encoding sulfate reduction electron transfer complex DsrMKJOP subunit DsrO, with translation MDSLKRRFLSQFGKVSAGAALIPITGINTAVASTAIRNNNQPDRKGELGKRYAMAIDLRKCVGCQACTVGCSVENQAPIGQFRTTVKQYEVSLDDGSTAQQEVKSFMLPRLCNHCDNAPCIKVCPVQATFQREDGIVMVDNERCVACAYCVQACPYDARFINDDTLTADKCTFCAHRLEDGLLPACVETCVGGARVIGDLKDPNSEINRLLNENRDDIKVLKPEQNTNPHVFYIGMNERFVSHIEGQPAIYDPATIDNSSSSKQELAIATLGKQGETA, from the coding sequence ATGGACTCATTGAAAAGACGGTTTCTCAGCCAATTTGGTAAAGTTTCCGCCGGCGCTGCGCTCATTCCCATTACCGGAATCAACACCGCAGTCGCGAGCACAGCCATTCGCAATAACAACCAACCAGACCGTAAAGGTGAATTAGGCAAACGCTACGCCATGGCGATTGATTTGCGTAAATGCGTGGGCTGTCAGGCATGTACTGTTGGCTGTAGCGTTGAAAACCAAGCACCGATTGGCCAGTTCAGAACCACCGTAAAACAATATGAAGTCTCCCTTGATGATGGTTCAACGGCTCAACAAGAGGTGAAATCATTCATGCTGCCTCGCCTGTGTAACCACTGCGACAACGCGCCTTGCATCAAAGTTTGCCCTGTTCAAGCGACCTTCCAACGTGAAGACGGCATTGTAATGGTCGATAACGAACGCTGCGTAGCCTGTGCTTACTGTGTACAAGCCTGCCCTTATGACGCTCGTTTTATTAATGACGACACACTAACCGCCGACAAATGCACCTTCTGTGCACATCGCCTTGAAGACGGCTTACTGCCCGCTTGTGTCGAAACCTGTGTCGGTGGCGCGCGCGTAATCGGTGACCTAAAAGATCCAAACAGCGAGATCAACCGCCTGCTCAATGAGAACCGAGATGATATCAAGGTGCTCAAGCCAGAGCAGAATACCAACCCACATGTTTTCTATATCGGCATGAACGAGCGTTTCGTTAGCCATATCGAAGGTCAGCCTGCGATTTATGATCCAGCCACCATTGATAACTCATCCTCTAGCAAACAAGAATTGGCAATCGCAACACTAGGAAAACAAGGAGAGACAGCATGA
- the nrfD gene encoding NrfD/PsrC family molybdoenzyme membrane anchor subunit, which produces MNITEVLVPDQEIAWLPWAVQYFFYIGSAYAAAILFLIALIFKNSTSHQFRSALVLVMAIGAIVGPLALTGDLHQPGRAWHFYAHITPWSWMSLGSLFLPLFSGLAVATAWVYLRDDIARLKESENPLLKRLSWLTLGQWQVSTKLMIALAAATAVSGLSIALYTGAEIAILASRPLWHQPASPLLWFTTAFFAATGLTLLIWALLPSSKPSLRPTDLALVQRTITLTGGLAIILTSIWASNHGHFNLYENDTWGINLGIMTTSILLCMILVLPLQRLSQSKLGVILVALATIVSAWAVRWVTMMEVQTIPRFDVGAFPYELPMGSAGLLGIVGMCGLWLALALFASEIVSTGSGTKTTSTKSAPKTSSPLNRSHSL; this is translated from the coding sequence ATGAATATCACCGAGGTGTTAGTTCCCGATCAAGAGATTGCTTGGCTACCGTGGGCGGTTCAATATTTCTTCTACATTGGTTCTGCCTACGCGGCGGCTATTCTGTTTTTGATTGCACTGATCTTCAAAAACTCAACCAGCCACCAATTCCGCTCAGCCCTTGTGCTTGTAATGGCCATTGGCGCGATTGTTGGACCATTAGCCCTTACTGGTGACTTGCACCAACCAGGACGCGCGTGGCATTTCTACGCACACATCACGCCTTGGTCATGGATGTCATTGGGTTCTCTGTTTCTTCCTCTGTTTTCTGGTCTGGCTGTCGCGACGGCTTGGGTTTACTTGCGTGATGACATCGCACGACTTAAAGAGAGTGAAAACCCGCTTCTAAAACGCTTGTCTTGGCTAACCCTAGGCCAATGGCAGGTTTCAACAAAATTGATGATTGCACTCGCTGCTGCGACGGCAGTTTCGGGCTTAAGCATCGCGCTTTACACAGGTGCCGAGATTGCAATTTTGGCGAGCCGCCCGCTTTGGCATCAACCGGCCTCTCCGCTGCTTTGGTTTACGACCGCATTCTTTGCTGCAACGGGCTTAACACTGTTGATTTGGGCTCTGCTACCTTCAAGCAAGCCAAGCTTGAGACCAACAGACCTCGCTCTGGTACAAAGAACCATTACTTTAACGGGTGGCCTTGCCATCATTCTTACGTCAATTTGGGCATCTAACCATGGTCACTTCAACCTCTATGAAAACGACACTTGGGGCATTAATTTAGGCATCATGACCACCAGTATTTTACTGTGCATGATCTTGGTTCTGCCGCTGCAACGTCTATCGCAAAGCAAGCTTGGCGTCATCCTTGTTGCACTTGCGACCATAGTTTCAGCATGGGCGGTACGTTGGGTCACCATGATGGAAGTTCAAACCATTCCACGTTTCGATGTGGGTGCATTCCCTTATGAATTGCCAATGGGTAGCGCAGGTTTACTTGGCATTGTTGGTATGTGTGGCCTTTGGTTAGCACTTGCCTTGTTCGCCTCTGAAATCGTGTCTACCGGTTCTGGAACAAAAACAACATCAACTAAATCAGCTCCAAAAACATCATCACCACTTAACCGTTCACATAGCTTGTAG